The Gracilimonas sp. genome contains a region encoding:
- the dnaK gene encoding molecular chaperone DnaK, with protein MGKIIGIDLGTTNSCVAVMEGNEPVVIQNSEGGRTTPSVVAFTKDGERLVGAPAKRQAITNPANTVASVKRFMGRMFDEVKGETRQVSYEITKADDNTARVKIEDRLYAPQEISAMVLQKMKQTAEEYLGEKVTEAVITVPAYFNDAQRKATQEAGKIAGLEVKRIINEPTAASLAYGLDKKETDQTIAVYDLGGGTFDISILELGDGVFEVKSTHGDTHLGGDDFDERIIDFLADEFKKDEGIDLRKDPMAMQRLKDAAEKAKIELSSSQKTNVNLPFVTATDAGPKHLNIDLSRSKFEQLVDDLVKRSITPCEKAMKDAGLNKSEIDQVILVGGSTRIPKIQEAVKEFFGKDPSKGVNPDEVVAIGAAIQGGVMSGDVEDVVLLDVTPLTLGIETMGGVMTPLIEANSTIPTSKSQTFSTAADNQSSVEIHVLQGERAKAQDNRTLGRFHLDGIPPAPRGVPQIEVTFDIDANGVLNIKAQDKGTGKEQSIRIESSSGLSEEEIEKMKKAAEEHEEEDKELRERIEKLNQADSLVFSTRKQLDEYGDKISDENKKAIEDALETLEKAHKEENMDELDAAIEAVNQAWSGASEEIYKATQEEAAASGAAGADGAGAQGKAASDDAEDSGDDAVDADYEVVDDDEKK; from the coding sequence ATGGGAAAAATCATAGGAATTGACTTAGGAACTACCAACTCATGCGTTGCCGTAATGGAAGGTAATGAGCCGGTTGTAATTCAGAATAGTGAAGGTGGCCGAACGACCCCCTCTGTTGTTGCTTTTACCAAAGATGGAGAGCGATTGGTTGGTGCACCTGCAAAACGGCAGGCTATTACCAATCCGGCAAATACCGTGGCTTCCGTAAAACGCTTTATGGGGCGCATGTTTGATGAAGTGAAAGGTGAAACCAGACAGGTTTCTTACGAAATCACCAAGGCAGATGACAACACTGCACGTGTAAAAATTGAAGATCGTTTGTATGCTCCGCAGGAAATTTCAGCAATGGTGCTTCAGAAAATGAAGCAAACTGCTGAAGAATATCTTGGTGAAAAAGTAACAGAAGCCGTAATTACTGTTCCTGCTTATTTTAATGATGCGCAACGTAAAGCTACTCAGGAAGCCGGAAAAATTGCCGGACTTGAAGTAAAGCGTATCATCAACGAGCCAACTGCAGCTTCACTCGCATACGGACTTGACAAGAAAGAGACAGATCAAACCATAGCCGTATATGATCTCGGTGGTGGTACTTTTGATATCTCAATCCTGGAGCTGGGTGATGGCGTTTTTGAAGTGAAATCTACACATGGTGACACGCACCTTGGTGGAGATGATTTTGATGAGCGCATTATTGATTTCTTGGCAGATGAATTCAAAAAGGATGAAGGCATTGACCTTCGTAAAGATCCTATGGCCATGCAACGGCTTAAAGATGCTGCCGAGAAAGCAAAAATTGAGCTTTCCAGCTCGCAAAAAACGAATGTGAACTTGCCGTTTGTTACCGCAACCGATGCAGGTCCGAAGCATTTAAATATTGACTTGAGCCGATCTAAGTTTGAGCAGCTGGTAGATGATTTAGTGAAGCGTTCAATTACACCGTGCGAAAAAGCAATGAAAGATGCCGGATTGAACAAGTCTGAAATTGATCAGGTTATTCTTGTTGGAGGTTCAACGCGAATTCCGAAAATTCAGGAAGCGGTTAAAGAATTCTTCGGTAAAGATCCAAGTAAAGGGGTAAATCCAGACGAAGTTGTAGCGATTGGAGCTGCTATTCAGGGTGGTGTAATGTCAGGAGATGTAGAAGATGTTGTTCTTCTGGATGTAACTCCTCTTACCCTTGGTATCGAAACAATGGGTGGTGTGATGACCCCGCTTATTGAAGCTAACAGCACGATTCCAACCAGCAAATCTCAGACATTCTCTACTGCAGCCGATAATCAAAGCAGTGTAGAAATTCATGTGTTGCAAGGTGAACGAGCCAAAGCTCAAGATAACCGGACTCTTGGCCGGTTCCACTTAGATGGAATTCCTCCGGCTCCACGCGGAGTGCCTCAGATCGAAGTAACATTCGATATTGATGCCAACGGTGTACTAAATATTAAAGCACAGGATAAAGGAACCGGAAAAGAGCAAAGTATTAGAATCGAATCTTCTTCAGGGCTATCCGAAGAGGAAATCGAGAAAATGAAAAAAGCTGCTGAAGAGCACGAAGAAGAAGACAAAGAGCTTCGTGAGCGTATCGAGAAATTGAATCAGGCTGACAGCTTGGTATTTTCAACCCGTAAGCAGCTTGATGAATACGGCGATAAGATCTCCGATGAGAACAAGAAAGCCATCGAAGACGCCCTCGAAACACTTGAGAAAGCTCATAAAGAAGAAAACATGGACGAACTGGATGCAGCTATTGAAGCTGTAAACCAGGCATGGTCCGGAGCTTCTGAAGAAATCTATAAAGCTACTCAGGAAGAAGCTGCTGCAAGCGGAGCCGCAGGCGCTGATGGTGCCGGCGCTCAAGGAAAGGCTGCTTCAGATGATGCTGAAGACAGCGGAGACGACGCCGTTGATGCAGACTATGAAGTAGTAGATGATGATGAGAAAAAATAA
- a CDS encoding Hsp20/alpha crystallin family protein, which translates to MGDFTEFGIEIERHLSKLGKDIQQFVEKVVPLANEDKDFAPDCDIIESEEEYKILLDLPGLSKKEIGISLKNNVLTVKGEREIEAGEGEEFKRQERRRGAFARAFAVPQNVNAAEVSANFRNGVLTIAMPKSEALKDSQSIPVK; encoded by the coding sequence ATGGGAGATTTCACTGAATTTGGTATCGAAATTGAGCGGCACCTATCCAAGCTGGGTAAGGATATTCAACAGTTTGTAGAGAAGGTTGTACCGCTTGCCAATGAAGACAAGGATTTTGCTCCTGATTGTGACATTATAGAGAGTGAAGAAGAATATAAAATTCTGTTGGATCTTCCGGGATTATCCAAAAAAGAAATTGGAATTTCCCTGAAGAACAATGTGCTGACGGTGAAAGGTGAACGAGAAATTGAAGCCGGAGAGGGAGAAGAGTTTAAGCGGCAAGAACGACGTCGTGGAGCTTTTGCCCGGGCATTTGCGGTACCACAAAATGTGAATGCGGCCGAAGTGTCGGCTAATTTCAGAAATGGAGTACTGACAATTGCAATGCCGAAATCAGAGGCCTTAAAAGACTCACAATCTATCCCGGTTAAATAG
- the aroA gene encoding 3-phosphoshikimate 1-carboxyvinyltransferase, translating into MIKHVAPALSLKGEITLPPDKSISQRAAIFSLLHEGVSEVGNYSAAQDPQSTLRCVQHLGAKVTENAGRLIIEGTGRKGIKTPDGDLDCGNSGTAMRLLSGVLAGAGVSAKLVGDESLCGRTMTRIINPLEEMGAHILARNGAYAPLFINRNDALKPLSFELPIPSAQLKSCVLLAGLFGEEPTEVIETLPSRDHTERLLNLDQKITTDRKIITASLTDEIPNQSYIIPGDFSAAAFWLVAGAIQKDAEILITNVGLNPTRNALLDILRDMGADVTIENERMEGAEPAGDIIVKGSDLKAVEIDPKIIPNCIDELPILAVAMLFSEGTSTISGAEELRHKETDRIMAMSKMLEAVGANFEEQEDGLIIHGDPEFTFKSAKFESFHDHRIAMASAVLSLKGEKTSQIKDAESAAVSYPSFWGDIDQLRVES; encoded by the coding sequence ATGATTAAACATGTGGCCCCTGCGTTATCTTTAAAAGGTGAAATTACACTCCCACCTGATAAATCTATTTCCCAACGGGCAGCTATTTTTTCCTTATTGCATGAAGGGGTATCCGAAGTTGGAAATTATTCTGCTGCTCAAGACCCCCAAAGCACCTTAAGATGTGTACAGCATTTAGGGGCTAAAGTAACTGAAAATGCCGGTCGGCTAATCATTGAGGGAACCGGCAGAAAAGGAATAAAAACCCCCGATGGAGATCTGGATTGCGGGAATTCAGGAACGGCCATGCGTTTACTTTCCGGAGTTTTAGCCGGAGCAGGAGTTTCAGCTAAGTTGGTAGGTGATGAGTCGCTTTGTGGCAGAACGATGACCCGCATTATAAATCCCCTGGAAGAAATGGGAGCACATATTTTAGCAAGAAATGGTGCTTATGCTCCGCTATTCATAAATCGAAACGATGCACTAAAGCCGCTGAGCTTTGAATTACCCATACCCAGTGCTCAGCTTAAATCCTGTGTATTATTGGCAGGATTATTTGGGGAGGAGCCGACGGAGGTTATTGAGACTTTACCGAGTCGCGACCACACCGAGCGATTGCTGAATTTGGATCAAAAAATAACGACCGACCGCAAAATTATTACTGCAAGTTTGACGGATGAGATTCCCAATCAAAGCTATATTATTCCCGGAGATTTTTCTGCTGCAGCATTTTGGTTGGTGGCTGGTGCGATTCAAAAAGATGCCGAAATTCTGATTACTAATGTAGGGCTAAACCCAACTCGTAATGCCTTGCTTGATATTTTAAGAGATATGGGAGCCGATGTCACCATCGAAAATGAACGGATGGAAGGTGCCGAGCCTGCAGGAGATATTATCGTAAAAGGTTCTGATTTGAAGGCTGTTGAGATCGATCCTAAAATCATTCCAAACTGTATTGACGAACTGCCAATTCTTGCAGTTGCCATGTTGTTTTCAGAAGGGACATCCACCATCTCCGGCGCAGAAGAACTGCGCCACAAAGAAACCGATCGCATTATGGCGATGTCTAAAATGCTGGAAGCCGTTGGTGCCAACTTTGAAGAACAAGAAGACGGGCTCATAATCCACGGTGACCCTGAGTTTACTTTCAAGTCTGCTAAATTTGAATCCTTTCACGACCACCGTATTGCCATGGCATCGGCTGTATTATCTTTGAAAGGTGAGAAAACCAGCCAGATTAAAGATGCCGAAAGTGCGGCGGTTTCCTATCCTAGCTTCTGGGGTGATATTGATCAGTTGAGAGTTGAGAGTTGA
- a CDS encoding tetratricopeptide repeat protein, translated as MVNLISAQDIQSPSTQLYSTGIDLYENGFFEEAAQQFEEFSSKYPNHDLRISSEFFLVKAKTGMDSTNMESYYQQFVLKYPGSDLSEKLLRDLGHRFTDTGNYEEAIAYYQQAMDSWMNDRNSAETKYWIAEAAAENGDYSDARTHFMELASDYPRSDWAPKALYARGRLYLTQEQYNDASSAFEVLKERYPNNEITRRVGTALGESYYQQGKFEEAIEALQSALPYLEDESLNKAVFLIAESQNYLGDYDDASKSYLRYINMTKGTPQERIAHYGLGWVYNKQEIYHWAAESFGRASVGDDEVARKAQYYKAVNEKLGGQYGKSLDSFRDFGERFKTGLWVEEAYYEWSVSAFEASRYDESIEVLSELVRSDVQLKDPGKIYTMLGEAFFANGEYTRATQAFDEAEKVADIDPALKRQARFQKAWILYRNQAYQQAQPIFEAVYTEAPNSEIGREALFWSADSHYKMNQFSNAAHRFRMYADNFPESEMVGAALYSLGWSYFKMGQYQQAVGPLEDFLENYEPPSTALFPYDTDTQLRIGDAYYALGNYREAIESYNRALGAEPGGDYAMFQVANSYYRAGRTFEAVSNFRKTLRIYPFSRLREQAQYNIAYIYLNTDNYSQAVEEFQTVINKYPGTDWAARSQYNIGDAYYNAGEYERAIAAYQKVLDEYPKSNYIIEAINGIQYAQLSAGRSDSSSVILEEFLSDNPASSTADQLRYRQAMNVFQSGDYENAVKEFQQYLRVTNSESLVPEAYSNLGESYRQLNQIQNAIDAYRTIVNEYPDDDLASSALTSLGTLNFERGEYAASHANYAELLESAPRYRQEAYIGMGNASLAQRNIDRAKEEYESALEINANSESAKVGLGKVAIAENEYDRARDFLLPIADESTTEVGAEAQYYLGNVYQQQGQYNRAIEEYAKVKVLFEAFDVWVSEAMYNSAECHIRLGNRGEAMTILNSILTTYPGTEVEKKARALLNKTDL; from the coding sequence ATGGTGAATTTGATATCTGCCCAAGATATTCAGTCGCCCTCTACACAGTTATATAGTACCGGAATAGATTTATATGAGAATGGTTTTTTTGAAGAAGCCGCTCAGCAATTTGAGGAATTCAGCAGTAAATACCCTAATCATGATCTGCGCATTTCTTCAGAATTTTTTCTTGTAAAGGCAAAAACGGGTATGGATTCCACTAATATGGAATCTTATTACCAGCAGTTTGTACTTAAATATCCAGGAAGTGATTTGTCGGAGAAACTTTTGCGGGATTTGGGACACCGGTTTACAGATACCGGTAATTATGAGGAGGCAATCGCATATTATCAGCAAGCGATGGATTCATGGATGAATGACAGAAATTCAGCTGAAACCAAATATTGGATTGCCGAAGCCGCTGCGGAAAACGGTGACTATTCCGATGCACGGACTCATTTTATGGAATTAGCCAGTGACTACCCTAGATCTGATTGGGCCCCAAAAGCCCTCTATGCCCGTGGGCGGTTATATCTTACACAGGAACAGTATAACGATGCTTCAAGTGCTTTTGAAGTGTTGAAAGAGCGGTATCCCAATAATGAAATAACCAGGCGGGTAGGCACGGCATTGGGAGAATCCTATTATCAGCAGGGTAAGTTTGAAGAGGCTATAGAGGCTTTGCAAAGTGCACTTCCTTATTTGGAGGATGAATCTCTAAATAAGGCTGTATTTCTGATTGCTGAAAGCCAGAACTACCTTGGGGATTATGACGACGCTTCAAAATCATATTTGCGCTACATTAATATGACAAAGGGAACTCCACAAGAGCGAATTGCGCATTATGGTCTGGGATGGGTTTATAATAAACAGGAGATTTATCACTGGGCAGCTGAATCATTTGGACGTGCTTCGGTAGGAGATGATGAAGTAGCCAGGAAAGCTCAATACTATAAAGCAGTAAACGAAAAATTAGGTGGGCAATATGGTAAGTCTCTGGATTCTTTCCGAGATTTTGGGGAGCGTTTTAAAACCGGTTTATGGGTAGAAGAGGCTTATTACGAATGGTCAGTTTCAGCATTTGAAGCTTCAAGGTATGATGAGTCTATTGAAGTACTTTCGGAATTGGTACGCAGTGATGTCCAACTTAAAGATCCCGGTAAAATTTATACAATGCTGGGAGAGGCTTTCTTCGCAAATGGGGAATATACCCGAGCAACTCAGGCTTTTGATGAAGCAGAAAAAGTGGCAGACATTGATCCTGCACTAAAGCGTCAGGCTCGTTTCCAAAAGGCATGGATACTTTATCGTAATCAGGCCTATCAGCAAGCACAACCTATTTTTGAGGCTGTTTATACCGAAGCCCCAAACTCTGAGATAGGCAGGGAAGCATTATTCTGGAGTGCTGACAGTCATTATAAAATGAATCAGTTCAGTAATGCGGCCCATCGTTTTAGAATGTATGCCGACAATTTTCCGGAAAGCGAAATGGTAGGTGCGGCTTTATATTCGCTGGGCTGGAGTTATTTTAAAATGGGGCAATACCAGCAAGCGGTAGGTCCTTTAGAAGATTTTCTTGAAAATTATGAGCCCCCCTCTACGGCTCTTTTTCCGTATGATACCGATACCCAATTACGAATTGGTGACGCATATTATGCACTTGGAAATTATCGTGAAGCCATTGAAAGCTATAACAGAGCCCTTGGAGCTGAGCCGGGTGGGGATTATGCCATGTTTCAGGTAGCAAATAGTTACTATAGAGCAGGAAGAACTTTTGAGGCGGTTTCAAACTTTCGTAAAACACTTCGGATTTACCCTTTCAGCCGCTTAAGAGAACAGGCTCAATATAATATTGCTTATATTTATTTGAATACGGATAATTATTCTCAGGCTGTTGAAGAATTTCAGACTGTGATCAATAAATACCCCGGAACTGACTGGGCGGCACGCTCACAATACAATATTGGGGATGCTTATTATAATGCCGGAGAATATGAAAGGGCTATTGCAGCGTATCAAAAAGTATTGGACGAATACCCGAAAAGTAATTATATCATTGAGGCTATTAACGGAATTCAATATGCTCAGCTTTCAGCGGGCAGATCTGATAGCAGTTCAGTGATTTTAGAAGAGTTTTTAAGTGATAACCCTGCAAGTTCAACAGCTGACCAGCTTCGTTATCGACAGGCAATGAACGTTTTTCAATCCGGGGATTATGAAAATGCGGTAAAGGAATTTCAACAATATTTAAGAGTCACCAACTCCGAATCGCTGGTTCCGGAGGCATATTCTAATCTTGGAGAGTCCTACCGGCAATTAAATCAAATTCAAAATGCTATTGATGCCTATCGAACCATTGTAAATGAATATCCGGACGATGATTTGGCTTCATCTGCACTTACTTCTTTAGGGACGCTAAACTTTGAACGGGGAGAATATGCGGCTTCTCATGCTAATTATGCTGAGTTATTAGAATCTGCACCACGCTATCGACAGGAGGCGTATATAGGTATGGGAAATGCGAGTTTGGCCCAGAGAAATATCGATAGAGCCAAAGAAGAATATGAATCAGCGTTGGAAATAAATGCAAATAGCGAATCTGCAAAAGTGGGACTTGGTAAAGTGGCTATAGCGGAAAATGAATATGATAGGGCCAGGGACTTTTTACTTCCAATTGCCGATGAAAGCACTACGGAAGTTGGAGCTGAGGCACAATATTATTTGGGCAATGTCTATCAACAGCAAGGTCAATACAACAGGGCCATAGAAGAGTATGCTAAAGTGAAAGTGTTGTTTGAAGCTTTTGATGTATGGGTGTCAGAAGCAATGTACAACAGTGCTGAATGCCATATCAGGTTGGGGAATCGCGGTGAGGCTATGACAATTCTAAATTCCATTCTAACAACATATCCGGGTACTGAGGTCGAGAAAAAAGCACGGGCTCTGCTCAATAAAACAGATTTATGA
- a CDS encoding CBS domain-containing protein: MLVKEIINTDISPLKLTDTVATALMKIELLHTTKVCVVDEEGRVVGMASLEKLIEVIDEKSQLTKDDLEDPLFVPENQHLFEASRIMLAQELFLIPVVDEGMKFKGMIKKRDVLKALGDVFNLSSFGSVIAVELEQADFTLSDLVRIIEMEGAKILGIAVQQPRAENPFFRVSFKLNLEDSSVVSAGLRRFGYTIISEANSEALEHNFSDRADELIRYLDI; this comes from the coding sequence ATGTTAGTAAAAGAAATTATAAATACAGATATCTCTCCGCTTAAATTGACGGATACCGTTGCCACAGCATTGATGAAAATTGAGTTGTTGCACACGACCAAGGTTTGTGTAGTTGATGAAGAGGGGAGAGTTGTTGGTATGGCCTCGCTTGAGAAATTGATTGAAGTGATTGACGAAAAATCACAACTTACAAAAGATGATCTCGAAGACCCGCTTTTCGTGCCTGAAAATCAACATCTTTTTGAAGCCTCCAGAATCATGCTTGCTCAAGAGCTTTTTTTAATTCCCGTTGTTGACGAAGGGATGAAGTTTAAGGGGATGATTAAAAAAAGAGATGTATTGAAGGCTTTGGGTGATGTATTCAATTTATCAAGTTTTGGCTCCGTTATTGCAGTTGAATTAGAGCAAGCTGATTTTACCTTATCCGATCTCGTGCGCATTATTGAAATGGAAGGAGCTAAAATTTTGGGTATCGCCGTTCAGCAACCAAGGGCAGAAAACCCGTTTTTTCGGGTCTCGTTCAAGTTAAATTTAGAAGACTCCTCGGTCGTAAGTGCCGGTTTGCGCCGTTTTGGATATACAATCATATCTGAAGCCAATAGCGAGGCTTTAGAACATAATTTTTCTGACCGTGCAGATGAACTTATTCGCTATCTTGACATATAA
- the hflX gene encoding GTPase HflX, translating to MLDDVKNSDIERERVVLVGLYGPETTRFQAEEYLEELSLLADTAGGITVEKILQNKTHPDPSTYIGKGKLAELKRIMGEKHIDTVIFDDDLSPTQLRNIEKGTDAKVLDRSSLILDIFASRAKTAAAKTQVELAQLQYLLPRLTRYWTHLSRQKGGIGTKGPGETQIETDRRLIGRRISVLKDKLEKLSKQRTTQRKGRESMTRISLVGYTNAGKSTLMNALTETGVFAEDRLFATLDSTVRRHELENHSVLLSDTVGFIRKLPHNLVESFKSTLDEVREADILLHVVDASSKMAHEYIEVVEDTLKEIKATNKKTILVFNKVDQMNADQISEMRRSFSNAVFVSAEQRIGLKELEKSIENMIELEYSRHTMQIPVSKYKAVAFIHENATVEEETYEGTDVELTFHIAKKDFKQLSHLLDTIGTNGKVV from the coding sequence TTGTTAGACGACGTTAAAAATTCCGACATAGAACGAGAGCGAGTTGTACTGGTAGGTTTATATGGACCGGAAACAACCCGTTTTCAAGCTGAAGAATATTTAGAGGAACTTTCTTTGCTGGCGGATACTGCCGGAGGAATCACTGTTGAAAAAATACTTCAAAACAAAACACATCCGGACCCTTCCACCTATATAGGTAAAGGTAAATTAGCTGAATTGAAGCGTATTATGGGGGAGAAGCATATTGATACCGTTATTTTTGATGACGACCTCTCCCCAACACAATTACGAAATATTGAAAAAGGCACGGATGCCAAAGTACTGGATCGCAGTTCATTAATTCTAGATATTTTTGCTTCCAGAGCTAAAACCGCCGCTGCAAAAACACAGGTTGAGTTAGCACAACTTCAGTACCTATTACCAAGATTAACCCGTTACTGGACTCACCTTTCCCGACAAAAAGGGGGGATTGGCACTAAAGGTCCCGGTGAAACCCAGATTGAAACGGATAGAAGGTTAATTGGACGGCGTATTTCTGTTCTGAAAGATAAGCTTGAAAAGCTAAGCAAGCAGCGTACCACTCAGCGAAAAGGAAGAGAAAGCATGACGCGTATTTCCCTGGTTGGCTACACCAACGCCGGAAAATCAACCTTAATGAATGCACTTACGGAAACCGGAGTTTTTGCCGAAGACAGGCTTTTTGCAACACTGGATTCCACTGTTCGCCGTCACGAACTAGAAAACCATTCTGTATTGCTCTCTGATACGGTAGGATTTATTAGAAAACTGCCCCATAATCTTGTGGAAAGTTTTAAATCTACCTTGGATGAGGTAAGAGAAGCCGATATTTTACTGCATGTGGTAGATGCTTCTTCAAAAATGGCCCATGAGTACATTGAAGTAGTAGAAGATACTTTAAAAGAGATAAAGGCTACCAATAAAAAAACCATCTTAGTATTTAATAAAGTTGATCAAATGAATGCGGATCAGATTTCTGAGATGAGGCGTTCGTTTTCAAATGCTGTATTTGTTTCTGCAGAACAACGAATAGGGCTTAAAGAGCTTGAAAAAAGCATTGAAAACATGATTGAGCTTGAATATAGCCGGCATACAATGCAAATTCCGGTTTCAAAATACAAAGCAGTTGCTTTTATTCATGAAAATGCAACAGTGGAAGAAGAAACCTATGAAGGAACAGATGTGGAACTTACATTTCACATAGCTAAAAAAGATTTTAAGCAATTATCCCATTTGTTGGATACTATTGGTACTAATGGCAAAGTTGTATAA
- a CDS encoding BatA domain-containing protein, translated as MSFLNPIFLFALIAVGLPLLIHLLNLKRPRKVAFSTLAFFRELKNTTIRRIRIKKYLLLLLRVAAIGCLALVLARPFLPPGLSGGGTAQAPALNAVLLDNSISMFRIGKQGPLFDYAREIVGKIEESAKDDDRFMLQLTNGEGEYSNILSRANLQKTLEGAEIMPAGNFIKNRLTGLIESVREAPYQNKNIFIITDGQLSQLNDLQEMDLNDITLTFIDVGDVDVQNTIVSDISTSTNMIGANIPFILNVELANRSSVNAVNQFVTLDFEGQNAGQYSIALEPNERKTFTFEITPSQTGSAKGKLEIEGDEFQPDNEYYFTVQVPETRNILWVHEQSRLSDYVSYTGAMLRVAGENDAQLAYQEVSPNAFETTDLSKFDAIILDALKTVPEYSFQLLQDYVQNGGGLMFFPSENGTLSNYNSFFSKFNAGRFEGLQGEYASFNSVAKADELLEDHPAFNGLFEREQNEQLRFTNPDIYYYLKLSKSPSGTGFDLMTMNNGDVLMYEKRFGEGSLMIASIGNDPGWSNFPVKPLFAPFYYRLLLYSASSDQGGFANYRLGDPFSWQGNIDGEKAVINVGEDEIKPTVDVVPSGIRLRYPAEEWTPGWVTVTDETKEYVLSANLNSTESDFREITEEQLQDLMGNTDFTWLEAGEMEEEELQDEIMSSGFGKEIWNWFMLAGLLFLIAETFVSMWYKAETVS; from the coding sequence ATGAGTTTTCTGAATCCAATTTTTTTATTTGCCTTGATTGCAGTGGGTTTACCCCTGCTAATCCATTTGTTAAACCTTAAACGTCCGCGGAAGGTAGCATTTTCTACACTTGCTTTTTTCCGGGAGTTGAAAAATACAACCATCAGGCGTATTCGCATTAAAAAGTATTTGCTTTTATTGTTGCGTGTTGCGGCTATTGGATGTCTTGCCTTGGTATTGGCTCGTCCATTTTTACCGCCGGGGTTATCCGGAGGTGGTACCGCACAAGCACCTGCCCTTAACGCTGTTTTATTAGATAATAGTATAAGTATGTTTCGTATTGGAAAGCAGGGGCCTTTATTTGACTATGCCCGTGAAATTGTTGGTAAGATTGAAGAATCTGCTAAAGATGATGATCGTTTTATGCTTCAGTTGACTAACGGAGAAGGAGAGTACAGTAATATTTTGAGCCGGGCCAATCTTCAAAAAACACTGGAAGGGGCTGAAATTATGCCGGCCGGGAATTTCATAAAGAATCGTTTGACTGGTTTAATAGAGTCGGTCCGGGAAGCTCCCTATCAGAACAAGAATATATTTATCATCACTGATGGACAGCTTAGCCAATTAAATGATTTGCAGGAAATGGACTTGAACGACATCACTTTAACCTTTATTGATGTGGGAGATGTGGATGTTCAAAATACAATTGTCTCAGATATCAGTACTTCTACCAACATGATTGGAGCCAATATTCCTTTCATACTAAATGTAGAATTAGCAAACCGAAGCAGTGTAAATGCAGTTAATCAATTTGTGACTTTAGATTTTGAAGGACAAAATGCTGGGCAGTATTCTATTGCTCTTGAACCCAATGAACGTAAAACATTTACTTTTGAAATAACGCCTTCTCAAACCGGTTCTGCAAAAGGTAAACTAGAAATCGAAGGAGATGAATTTCAGCCCGATAATGAATATTATTTTACGGTACAGGTGCCTGAAACACGAAATATACTTTGGGTACATGAACAGAGTCGGTTATCAGATTATGTTTCTTATACCGGTGCCATGCTTCGGGTAGCAGGAGAAAATGATGCACAACTTGCGTATCAGGAAGTGAGCCCAAATGCATTTGAAACAACCGACCTCAGTAAATTTGATGCAATTATTCTGGATGCTTTGAAAACTGTACCCGAGTATAGTTTCCAGCTATTGCAGGACTATGTACAAAATGGCGGTGGATTGATGTTCTTTCCATCGGAAAACGGGACTTTAAGTAATTATAACAGTTTTTTTTCTAAATTTAATGCCGGTCGATTTGAAGGGCTTCAGGGAGAATATGCTTCATTTAATTCTGTAGCTAAAGCCGATGAATTGCTTGAAGATCATCCGGCCTTTAACGGTTTATTTGAACGGGAACAAAATGAACAGCTTCGGTTCACCAACCCTGACATCTATTATTATTTAAAACTCTCAAAATCTCCCTCAGGAACAGGCTTTGATCTAATGACTATGAATAATGGCGATGTATTGATGTATGAAAAACGATTTGGAGAAGGATCGTTAATGATTGCCTCTATTGGAAATGACCCCGGATGGTCTAACTTCCCCGTTAAACCACTTTTTGCTCCATTTTATTACCGGCTGTTGCTATACTCGGCATCTTCTGACCAAGGAGGGTTCGCCAATTATCGATTAGGTGATCCCTTTAGTTGGCAGGGAAATATTGACGGAGAAAAAGCCGTTATAAACGTGGGTGAAGATGAGATTAAACCGACTGTGGATGTAGTACCCTCTGGAATTCGTCTTCGTTACCCCGCTGAAGAATGGACTCCGGGGTGGGTCACCGTTACCGATGAAACTAAAGAATATGTGCTTTCAGCAAATTTGAATTCCACAGAATCGGATTTTAGGGAAATAACTGAAGAACAGCTGCAAGATTTAATGGGAAATACAGACTTTACATGGCTTGAAGCCGGTGAAATGGAAGAGGAAGAACTTCAGGATGAAATTATGTCTTCTGGTTTTGGGAAAGAAATATGGAACTGGTTTATGTTAGCAGGTTTGTTATTTTTGATAGCTGAAACCTTTGTTTCCATGTGGTATAAAGCAGAAACAGTGAGCTAA